Proteins co-encoded in one Streptococcus pyogenes genomic window:
- a CDS encoding M15 family metallopeptidase produces MKYNSLNYLVQLLIVIVFLGGLYLFIKPEESVTPTQLNKKEIQQKDIKKTDRLRALPKVSVEDWELVLVNRDHITKEMSPELADINGISVDKRIEQATSDFLAAAQAIDLQEHLISGYRSVDYQTELYQSYIKKEMANDPTLTQEAAEALVQTYSQPPGASEHHTGLAIDMSTVDTLNASDPSVAKAVQKIAPDYGFVLRFPEGKKTSTGVDYEDWHYRYVGKASARYMAQHNLTLEEYIAALKEKR; encoded by the coding sequence ATGAAATATAATTCGTTAAACTATTTAGTGCAATTGCTAATTGTTATTGTTTTTTTAGGAGGGCTTTACCTCTTTATAAAACCAGAAGAGTCAGTAACACCAACTCAGTTGAATAAAAAAGAAATCCAACAAAAAGATATCAAAAAAACGGACCGTTTACGAGCTTTACCTAAGGTATCTGTTGAAGATTGGGAGTTGGTTTTAGTAAACCGCGATCACATTACAAAAGAAATGAGTCCTGAATTAGCTGACATTAATGGTATTTCTGTGGATAAACGCATTGAGCAAGCCACTAGTGACTTTTTAGCAGCAGCACAAGCTATCGACTTGCAAGAACATCTTATCTCTGGGTACCGTTCCGTAGACTACCAAACAGAGCTTTACCAATCTTATATTAAAAAAGAGATGGCTAACGATCCAACATTGACACAAGAAGCTGCGGAGGCTTTGGTGCAAACCTATTCACAGCCGCCAGGGGCTAGTGAACATCACACTGGTCTTGCTATTGACATGAGCACTGTAGATACTTTAAATGCCAGTGATCCATCAGTAGCTAAAGCAGTTCAAAAAATTGCACCTGATTATGGGTTTGTCTTGCGCTTTCCAGAAGGAAAAAAGACTAGTACAGGGGTTGATTATGAGGATTGGCATTACCGCTATGTAGGCAAGGCGTCTGCTCGTTATATGGCTCAGCACAACCTAACGTTGGAAGAGTACATTGCTGCTTTAAAGGAGAAACGATGA
- the gatB gene encoding Asp-tRNA(Asn)/Glu-tRNA(Gln) amidotransferase subunit GatB has protein sequence MNFETIIGLEVHVELNTNSKIFSPSSAHFGEDPNANTNVIDWSFPGVLPVMNKGVIDAGIKAALALNMDIHKEMHFDRKNYFYPDNPKAYQISQFDEPIGYNGWIDIKLEDGSTKKIRIERAHLEEDAGKNTHGTDGYSYVDLNRQGVPLIEIVSEADMRSPEEAYAYLTALKEIIQYTGISDVKMEEGSMRVDANISLRPYGQEQFGTKTELKNLNSFSNVRKGLEFEVERQAKLLRSGGVIRQETRRYDEANKGTILMRVKEGAADYRYFPEPDLPLYEIDDAWIDEMRAQLPQFPAQRRAKYEEELGLSAYDASQLTATKVLSDFFETAVSLGGDAKQVSNWLQGEVAQFLNAEGKTIEEIALTPENLVEMIAIIADGTISSKMAKKVFVHLAKNGGSARAYVEKAGLVQISDPAVLVPIIHQVFADNEAAVADFKSGKRNADKAFTGFLMKATKGQANPQVAQQLLAQELQKLRD, from the coding sequence ATGAATTTTGAAACCATTATTGGGCTTGAAGTCCATGTGGAATTAAATACCAATTCCAAAATTTTCTCACCTTCGTCAGCTCACTTTGGTGAGGACCCAAATGCCAACACGAATGTGATTGATTGGTCTTTCCCAGGGGTCTTACCAGTCATGAACAAAGGGGTGATTGATGCGGGCATAAAAGCAGCGCTTGCCCTTAATATGGACATCCATAAAGAGATGCACTTTGACCGCAAAAATTATTTCTACCCAGATAATCCTAAAGCTTATCAAATTTCACAGTTTGATGAGCCGATTGGCTACAACGGCTGGATTGATATCAAACTAGAAGACGGTTCAACCAAGAAAATTCGTATTGAACGCGCACACTTGGAAGAAGATGCTGGTAAAAACACTCATGGCACAGATGGTTATTCTTATGTGGACCTTAACCGCCAAGGAGTTCCTTTGATTGAGATTGTGTCAGAAGCCGACATGCGTTCTCCTGAAGAAGCCTATGCTTATTTGACAGCTCTGAAAGAAATCATCCAGTATACGGGTATTTCTGATGTCAAGATGGAAGAAGGCTCCATGCGTGTGGATGCCAATATTTCTCTTCGTCCTTACGGGCAAGAACAATTTGGAACAAAGACCGAATTGAAAAACTTGAACTCCTTCTCAAATGTCCGTAAAGGGCTTGAATTTGAGGTGGAACGTCAAGCCAAACTCTTGCGTTCAGGTGGTGTGATACGCCAAGAAACGCGCCGCTATGACGAAGCGAATAAGGGGACTATTTTGATGCGGGTCAAAGAAGGGGCAGCGGACTATCGTTATTTCCCAGAACCAGACCTGCCATTATATGAGATTGATGATGCTTGGATTGACGAGATGCGTGCTCAATTACCTCAATTCCCAGCTCAGCGTCGTGCTAAATACGAAGAGGAACTTGGCCTCTCAGCTTATGATGCTAGCCAGCTAACAGCTACCAAAGTCTTGTCAGATTTCTTTGAAACTGCAGTAAGTCTTGGTGGCGATGCCAAGCAAGTCTCTAACTGGTTGCAAGGAGAAGTTGCCCAATTCTTAAATGCAGAAGGCAAAACCATTGAAGAAATCGCTCTGACACCAGAAAATTTGGTGGAGATGATTGCTATCATTGCTGATGGTACAATCTCTTCTAAAATGGCTAAGAAGGTCTTTGTGCATTTGGCTAAAAACGGTGGCTCAGCACGTGCCTACGTCGAAAAGGCAGGACTTGTTCAGATTTCTGATCCCGCTGTTTTGGTACCAATTATTCACCAAGTCTTTGCTGATAATGAAGCTGCAGTAGCTGATTTCAAATCAGGCAAACGTAATGCTGATAAGGCTTTCACAGGCTTCTTGATGAAGGCAACCAAAGGTCAAGCTAATCCACAAGTCGCTCAACAATTATTGGCACAAGAATTGCAAAAATTGCGAGATTGA
- a CDS encoding putative PEP-binding protein — protein sequence MIRKGLAVSLARSVKPELKLGICGEHGGDPASIAFCHSQGLTYVSCSPFRVPLTRLAAAQAAIKASGHSLTQDK from the coding sequence TTGATCAGAAAGGGATTGGCCGTCTCTTTAGCCCGTTCGGTTAAGCCTGAGTTGAAACTTGGTATTTGTGGGGAACATGGTGGCGATCCTGCTTCCATTGCCTTTTGCCACAGCCAAGGCCTGACCTACGTTTCTTGTTCGCCATTTAGAGTGCCGCTTACTCGCTTGGCGGCTGCTCAGGCTGCCATCAAAGCTTCAGGCCACAGTCTTACCCAAGACAAATAG
- a CDS encoding glycoside hydrolase family 73 protein codes for MRKRLKFPYFLTLLACFLLLIVCPLLSSQRIASADKEVRVNYSQKQFITKMGKEVKPLAKYYGIRPSILIAQILLETHDGKTLLASKYHNLFSKKATPGQVAITLKSPKQTNQNVRYAIYKDDASAIRDYLRMLRQGKEVDKRLYRNLATEKGYKAPAKSLQKYLHYTDKTYARRLIQVIESNDLTNYD; via the coding sequence ATGAGAAAACGACTAAAGTTTCCGTATTTTTTAACGCTTCTAGCTTGCTTTTTATTGCTGATTGTTTGTCCCTTACTGAGTAGCCAAAGGATAGCTAGTGCAGATAAAGAAGTAAGGGTGAACTACAGCCAAAAACAATTTATTACAAAAATGGGTAAAGAAGTTAAACCATTGGCAAAATATTATGGCATTAGACCATCTATTTTGATTGCTCAAATTCTTTTGGAAACCCATGATGGAAAAACATTACTAGCGTCTAAGTATCATAATCTTTTTAGCAAGAAAGCAACTCCAGGACAAGTGGCCATTACCCTAAAGTCCCCTAAACAAACCAACCAAAACGTGAGATATGCTATTTATAAAGATGACGCTAGTGCAATTAGAGATTATTTACGAATGCTTCGGCAGGGAAAAGAAGTCGATAAGCGTTTGTATCGTAATCTTGCTACAGAAAAAGGGTATAAAGCACCAGCTAAAAGTTTACAAAAGTATTTGCATTATACTGATAAAACCTATGCTAGGCGACTAATTCAGGTCATTGAAAGTAACGATTTAACAAACTATGACTGA
- the gatC gene encoding Asp-tRNA(Asn)/Glu-tRNA(Gln) amidotransferase subunit GatC, whose translation MKISEEEVRHVAKLSKLSFSESETTTFATTLSKIVDMVELLNEVDTEGVAITTTMADKKNVMRQDVAEEGTDRALLFKNVPEKENHFIKVPAILDDGGDA comes from the coding sequence ATGAAAATTTCTGAAGAAGAAGTTCGCCATGTCGCGAAGCTATCAAAATTATCATTTTCAGAAAGTGAGACAACAACCTTTGCAACGACCTTATCCAAAATCGTTGATATGGTTGAATTGCTGAACGAAGTTGATACCGAAGGTGTCGCCATTACAACAACCATGGCAGATAAGAAAAATGTGATGCGTCAAGATGTCGCTGAAGAAGGAACAGACCGTGCCTTGCTCTTTAAAAATGTTCCTGAAAAAGAAAATCACTTTATCAAGGTACCTGCTATTTTGGATGACGGAGGAGATGCCTAA
- the gatA gene encoding Asp-tRNA(Asn)/Glu-tRNA(Gln) amidotransferase subunit GatA → MSFNHKTIEELHDLLVAKEISATELTQATLEDIKSREEAVGSFITVSEEVALKQAAAIDAKGIDADNLMSGIPLAVKDNISTKEILTTAASKMLYNYEPIFNATSVANAYAKDMIVIGKTNMDEFAMGGSTETSYFKKTKNAWDHTKVPGGSSGGSATAVASGQVRLSLGSDTGGSIRQPAAFNGVVGLKPTYGTVSRYGLIAFGSSLDQIGPFAPTVKENAQLLNVIASSDVKDATSAPVRIADYTSKIGRDIKGMKIALPKEYLGEGIDPEIKETVLASVKQFEALGATVEEVSLPHSKYGVAVYYIIASSEASSNLQRFDGIRYGFRADDAKNLDEIYVNTRSQGFGDEVKRRIMLGTFSLSSGYYDAYFKKAGQVRTLIIQDFDKVFADYDLILGPTTPTVAFGLDTLNHDPVAMYLADLLTIPVNLAGLPGISIPAGFVDGLPVGLQLIGPKYAEETIYQAAAAFEAVTDYHKQQPIIFGGDK, encoded by the coding sequence ATGTCTTTTAATCATAAAACCATTGAAGAGTTGCATGACCTCCTTGTAGCTAAGGAGATTTCAGCAACAGAATTGACCCAAGCAACACTTGAAGACATCAAGTCTCGTGAGGAGGCTGTCGGATCGTTTATCACTGTTTCAGAAGAAGTTGCTCTTAAACAAGCTGCGGCAATTGATGCCAAAGGTATTGATGCTGATAACCTCATGTCAGGTATTCCGTTAGCTGTTAAGGATAATATTTCAACCAAGGAAATCCTAACCACAGCCGCTTCAAAAATGTTGTATAACTACGAGCCGATTTTTAATGCCACATCAGTAGCAAATGCCTACGCTAAAGACATGATTGTTATTGGAAAAACCAACATGGACGAATTTGCCATGGGTGGTTCAACAGAAACCTCTTATTTCAAGAAAACGAAAAATGCTTGGGACCACACAAAAGTACCTGGAGGCTCATCAGGTGGTTCGGCAACAGCAGTCGCTTCAGGACAAGTCCGTTTATCTCTTGGTTCAGACACTGGTGGTTCTATTCGGCAGCCAGCTGCATTTAATGGTGTTGTCGGTTTGAAACCAACCTATGGCACTGTTTCTCGCTATGGTCTCATTGCTTTTGGAAGTTCACTTGATCAGATTGGACCTTTTGCTCCGACAGTTAAAGAAAACGCCCAATTATTAAATGTGATTGCAAGTAGCGATGTCAAGGATGCCACTTCAGCGCCTGTCCGCATTGCAGACTACACATCTAAGATTGGTCGTGACATTAAAGGCATGAAGATTGCCCTTCCTAAAGAGTATCTTGGCGAAGGGATTGATCCTGAGATTAAGGAAACGGTTCTTGCGTCAGTTAAACAATTTGAAGCCTTAGGAGCTACTGTTGAGGAAGTCAGCCTTCCACATAGCAAGTACGGTGTGGCTGTTTATTATATTATCGCTTCGTCAGAAGCGTCTTCAAACTTACAACGTTTTGATGGCATTCGCTATGGTTTCCGTGCTGACGATGCTAAAAACTTGGATGAAATCTATGTTAACACTCGTAGCCAAGGCTTTGGTGATGAGGTGAAACGTCGTATCATGCTTGGAACCTTTAGTTTGTCATCGGGTTATTATGACGCTTATTTCAAAAAGGCCGGTCAAGTGCGCACTTTGATTATTCAAGATTTTGACAAGGTTTTTGCGGATTATGATCTTATTCTAGGCCCAACAACACCGACGGTTGCTTTTGGCTTAGACACACTCAACCACGATCCTGTTGCCATGTATTTGGCCGACTTATTGACCATTCCGGTTAACTTGGCTGGTCTGCCAGGTATTTCTATTCCAGCAGGATTCGTCGATGGCTTGCCAGTAGGGCTTCAATTAATTGGTCCGAAATACGCTGAAGAAACCATCTATCAAGCAGCAGCAGCCTTTGAAGCGGTGACAGATTATCACAAGCAACAACCGATTATTTTTGGAGGTGACAAGTAA
- the grpE gene encoding nucleotide exchange factor GrpE: MAVFNKLFKRRHSVSEEIKKDDLQEEVEATETEETVEEVIEETPEKSELELANERADEFENKYLRAHAEMQNIQRRSSEERQQLQRYRSQDLAKAILPSLDNLERALAVEGLTDDVKKGLEMTRDSLIQALKEEGVEEVEVDSFDHNFHMAVQTLPADDEHPADSIAEVFQKGYKLHERLLRPAMVVVYN, from the coding sequence ATGGCAGTATTCAATAAGTTATTTAAAAGGAGGCACTCAGTGTCAGAAGAAATTAAAAAAGACGATTTACAAGAAGAAGTGGAAGCCACTGAAACTGAAGAGACAGTTGAGGAAGTTATTGAAGAAACTCCTGAAAAATCAGAGTTAGAACTTGCAAACGAACGTGCTGATGAGTTTGAAAATAAATACTTGCGAGCTCATGCAGAAATGCAGAATATACAGCGTCGCTCTAGTGAAGAACGTCAACAACTTCAACGCTATCGTTCTCAGGATCTGGCAAAAGCAATCTTACCATCGCTTGACAATCTAGAACGTGCCTTGGCTGTTGAAGGGTTGACAGATGATGTTAAAAAAGGTTTAGAAATGACTCGTGATAGCCTTATTCAAGCACTAAAGGAAGAAGGCGTAGAAGAAGTAGAAGTCGACTCGTTTGACCACAACTTTCATATGGCAGTTCAGACCCTCCCAGCCGATGATGAACATCCAGCCGATAGCATTGCAGAAGTCTTTCAAAAGGGATATAAATTGCACGAGCGTCTGCTAAGACCAGCGATGGTAGTTGTTTATAACTAA
- a CDS encoding histidine phosphatase family protein, translating into MTKTRLYIARHGKTMFNTIGRAQGWSDTPLTKKGEEGIRELGLGLKDATIPFKAAFSSDSGRTMQTIEIILRESENEFLPYTKDNRIREWCFGSLEGTYDSELFLGVLPRTKAFENRDNLRDVPYSELAESIVEVDTANWAEPWEVLRKRIWEGFEAIALSIQNAGGGNALVVSHGMTIGTFLWLIDPDRDKQYIDNGSVTVVEFDDGQFTIKTIGDMSYRYRGREIIEERSDEI; encoded by the coding sequence ATGACAAAAACAAGGTTGTATATTGCCAGACATGGAAAAACGATGTTTAATACCATTGGTCGCGCTCAGGGTTGGAGTGACACACCTCTTACAAAAAAAGGAGAAGAAGGTATTCGAGAACTTGGCCTAGGTTTAAAAGATGCAACTATACCATTTAAGGCTGCGTTTTCAAGTGATTCAGGTCGAACCATGCAGACAATAGAAATTATTTTAAGAGAATCAGAAAACGAATTTTTGCCTTATACTAAAGATAATCGTATTCGTGAGTGGTGTTTTGGGAGTCTAGAAGGGACTTATGATTCAGAATTATTTCTAGGTGTCCTTCCAAGAACAAAAGCCTTTGAAAATCGTGATAACCTACGTGATGTTCCCTATTCTGAACTGGCAGAAAGCATCGTGGAAGTAGATACCGCTAATTGGGCAGAACCATGGGAAGTTCTTCGTAAGCGCATTTGGGAGGGGTTTGAAGCTATTGCCTTGTCTATTCAAAATGCTGGCGGCGGAAATGCTCTTGTGGTTAGCCATGGTATGACAATTGGAACGTTTCTGTGGTTGATTGATCCAGATCGAGACAAACAGTATATTGATAATGGGAGCGTTACAGTTGTTGAATTTGATGATGGCCAATTTACGATAAAGACTATTGGAGATATGAGTTACCGCTACCGCGGTCGTGAAATAATAGAAGAACGGTCAGATGAAATATAA
- the hrcA gene encoding heat-inducible transcriptional repressor HrcA, which yields MITQRQNDILNLIVELFTQTHEPVGSKALQRTIDSSSATIRNDMAKLEKLGLLEKAHTSSGRMPSPAGFKYFVEHSLRLDSIDEQDIYHVIKAFDFEAFKLEDMLQKASHILAEMTGYTSVILDVEPARQRLTGFDVVQLSNHDALAVMTLDESKPVTVQFAIPRNFLTRDLIAFKAIVEERLLDNSVIDIHYKLRTEIPQIVQKYFVTTDNVLQLFDYVFSELFLETVFVAGKVNSLTYSDLSTYQFLDNEQQVAISLRQSLKEGEMASVQVADSQEAALADVSVLTHKFLIPYRGFGLLSLIGPIDMDYRRSVSLVNIIGKVLAAKLGDYYRYLNSNHYEVH from the coding sequence GTGATTACACAACGTCAAAATGATATTTTGAATTTAATCGTTGAGCTATTTACACAAACTCATGAACCAGTAGGGTCTAAAGCTTTACAGAGAACGATTGATTCTAGTAGCGCCACTATTCGTAATGATATGGCAAAACTAGAGAAGTTGGGATTGTTGGAAAAAGCGCACACTTCTAGTGGACGGATGCCAAGTCCAGCTGGTTTTAAGTATTTTGTAGAGCACTCCCTCAGGCTAGATAGTATTGATGAGCAAGATATTTATCATGTCATAAAAGCTTTTGATTTTGAAGCATTCAAATTAGAAGACATGCTTCAAAAAGCTAGTCACATTTTAGCGGAGATGACGGGCTATACATCCGTTATTTTAGATGTGGAGCCAGCTCGTCAACGTTTAACAGGGTTTGATGTTGTTCAGCTTAGCAACCATGATGCTCTAGCAGTCATGACTTTAGATGAATCTAAGCCAGTGACAGTGCAGTTTGCTATTCCAAGAAACTTTTTGACACGTGACTTGATAGCATTTAAAGCTATCGTAGAGGAGCGCTTGCTGGATAATAGTGTCATAGATATTCATTATAAGTTGAGGACAGAAATTCCTCAGATCGTTCAAAAGTATTTTGTGACTACGGATAATGTTTTACAACTATTTGATTATGTTTTTTCAGAGCTGTTTTTGGAAACGGTATTTGTTGCTGGCAAGGTAAATTCTTTAACGTATTCAGATCTATCAACGTATCAGTTTTTGGATAATGAACAGCAAGTAGCAATTTCTTTGAGGCAAAGTCTGAAAGAAGGTGAGATGGCTTCTGTCCAAGTGGCAGATAGTCAAGAAGCCGCACTTGCAGATGTGTCAGTTTTAACTCACAAATTTTTGATTCCTTACCGTGGGTTTGGACTCCTGAGTTTGATTGGTCCTATTGATATGGATTATCGTAGGTCTGTTAGTTTGGTAAACATTATTGGAAAGGTATTGGCTGCTAAATTAGGTGATTATTATCGATACCTAAATTCTAACCATTATGAAGTTCACTGA
- a CDS encoding GlsB/YeaQ/YmgE family stress response membrane protein, producing MIWSLIVGAFIGMIAGKMTEKSQSMGCFTNIIAGLIGSAVGQRLFGDWGIQLAGMAIFPSILGAAIVIVLVSAIFGKRY from the coding sequence ATGATATGGTCTTTAATTGTAGGTGCCTTTATCGGCATGATAGCAGGTAAAATGACTGAAAAAAGCCAGTCCATGGGTTGTTTTACTAATATTATCGCAGGTCTCATAGGGTCAGCTGTTGGGCAAAGGCTTTTTGGGGATTGGGGAATTCAGTTGGCAGGTATGGCTATTTTCCCGTCCATTTTGGGAGCAGCAATTGTAATTGTACTTGTTTCAGCTATTTTTGGAAAAAGGTATTAA